The following are encoded in a window of Calonectris borealis chromosome 17, bCalBor7.hap1.2, whole genome shotgun sequence genomic DNA:
- the BPIFB6 gene encoding BPI fold-containing family B member 6, producing the protein MAEEATKKKPNAKPIKGISGLKVKDLRPPVISLALSPGSGLFMAVLIQMTIAGKSFIGGNMEITLAANLTGTSRLWQDPTGIPRFSLKNCHIALISVKTNLPNSMLPKVMSKFLNSTLQKVLPGLLCPAVDGMLNLVNAKFTAMTSEIPLGTAGTLQYALLNPPVTTETSIELDLKTILHQKEGKEVDLPIDQPSLASLPPKRDAATQLILSANFLSAELSILAASFNLDISNNMVLGLPPLVTTMLGNLIPEISTVLPPSQPVVIEMREAKAPVVTITPDKSFVQLFSTAEFRVSPSDSAPKSLFVLDVVS; encoded by the exons ATGGCAGAGgaagccacaaaaaaaaagccaaacgcCAAACCCATCAAAGGCATCTCGGG GCTGAAAGTGAAAGATCTCCGTCCCCCAGTGATATCGCTGGCGCTCTCGCCGGGCTCGGGGCTCTTCATGGCCGTCTTAATCCAAATGACCATCGCTGGGAAAAG ctttATAGGAGGAAACATGGAAATCACTCTGGCCGCAAACCTGACAGGCACAAGCCGGCTGTGGCAGGACCCCACGGGCATCCCCAGGTTCAGCCTCAAGAACTGCCACATCGCCCTCATTAGCGTTAAAACCAACCTCCCCAACAG CATGCTGCCCAAAGTCATGAGCAAGTTTCTGAATAGCACCCTTCAGAAAGTGCTGCCAGGTCTG CTGTGTCCAGCTGTGGATGGAATGCTCAACCTTGTGAATGCAAAATTCACCGCCATGACTT CTGAGATTCCTCTTGGGACTGCTGGGACCCTCCAGTACGCTTTGCTGAACCCCCCAGTGACGACTGAAACTTCCATAGAGCTGGATTTGAAG ACCATTCTCCACcaaaaggagggaaaggaggttGACCTTCCCATTGACCAACCATCTCTTGCTTCTCTGCCACCAAAGAGGGATGCTGCTACCCAGCTCATCCTGTCTGCAAACTTCTTGAGTGCTGAGCTCTCTATTCTGGCGGCGTCCTTCAACCTGGACATCAGCAATAACATG GTTCTTGGGCTTCCCCCACTGGTGACCACAATGCTTGGAAACCTCATCCCTGAG ATTTCCACGGTGCTGCCTCCATCACAGCCGGTGGTGATTGAAATGCGAGAAGCAAAAGCACCAGTGGTGACCATAACCCCGGACAAAAGCTTTGTGCAGCTCTTCAGCACTGCCGAGTTTCGCGTTTCCCCTTCAGACTCTGCTCCCAAATCCCTCTTCGTCCTGGATGTTGTGAGTTGA
- the LOC142089923 gene encoding BPI fold-containing family B member 3-like — MSAFWAVFLLCSLLTPSQGRGIMSSVAKVDVGDSRAKRDLGNQGGLLGGNLLGGLLGREGAVGDGPVGGLLGKDGPVGGLLGKDGAVGSLLGRDGVVGGLLGGDGVLGSLLGKDGAVGSLLGRDGVVGGLLGGDGVLGSLLDKDGVVGGLLDKDGVLGDLLGKDGLVDSLLDTVLDLLIGKDGVLGKNGLVGNLLGGNVGDLTGLKIVNNTLPKISLRSLSGFGHEVSFNTQLLVESMSVPGMPLCVQVEADVVILVQDNGAALQNNEDCKTFDINIRVRPKVPLLDEPLKSLLSGVLRDLGCNIVNTKLSVMSALLGSSSTMLPLGALGDLPPFSIISGDAIQLDLKVSATASPGPKTFDLLLAGDMEGGMMASMQRPPVSATLLLATGRPPRLSLSQRALSNLLEPVQGQGAFNINITSSMVSDNVSMSMAALLPLIPQLAKILPGSLPLELRVRALSEPMVTVMGGRATITLKASIDIFSPSLQSSQKRLFSLDTDIVLNVMLSVSDGKLRTSLALNSITVTRAPPRLDPLSLSPLAEWLRQVLGDAYVPAINDALRMSVPLPNVLNISLRNAGVDITDADNSPDLKSSCSGGASTLLTM; from the exons ATGTCTGCGTTCTGggctgttttcctcctctgcagcctgCTGACCCCTTCACAAGGACGTGGAATCATGTCCTCGGTTGCCAAAGTGGATGTAGGTG ATTCACGAGCCAAACGTGACCTTGGGAATCAAGGTGGTCTCCTTGGCGGCAATCTGCTTGGTGGTCTTCTTGGCAGAGAGGGGGCTGTTGGCG ATGGTCCTGTTGGCGGTCTCCTTGGCAAAGATGGTCCTGTTGGCGGTCTCCTTGGCAAAGATGGTGCTGTTGGTAGTCTCCTTGGCAGAGATGGTGTTGTTGGTGGTCTTCTTGGTGGAGATGGTGTCCTTGGCAGTCTCCTTGGCAAAGATGGTGCTGTAGGCAGTCTCCTTGGCAGAGATGGTGTTGTTGGTGGTCTCCTTGGTGGAGATGGTGTCCTTGGTAGTCTCCTTGACAAAGATGGTGTCGTTGGTGGTCTCCTTGACAAAGACGGTGTCCTTGGTGACCTCCTTGGCAAAGATGGACTTGTTGATAGTCTCCTTGATACTGTTCTTGATCTTCTCATTGGCAAAGATGGTGTCCTTGGCAAAAATGGTCTCGTTGGCAATCTTCTTGGTGGAAATGTTGGAGATCTCACAGG GCTGAAAATTGTGAACAACACTCTCCCCAAAATAAGTCTGCGCTCCCTGTCAGGCTTTGGGCACGAGGTGAGCTTCAACACCCAGCTGCTGGTCGAGAGCATGAG TGTGCCGGGCATGCCGCTCTGTGTGCAGGTGGAAGCAGATGTGGTCATACTGGTCCAGGACAACGGGGCGGCTCTCCAGAACAATGAGGACTGCAAGACTTTTGACATAAACATCCGTGTGAG ACCCAAAGTGCCACTTCTGGATGAGCCTTTAAAAAGCCTCCTCAGTGGTGTCCTGCGTGACTTG gggTGCAACATTGTCAACACCAAGCTCAGCGTGATGAGCGCTCTGCTCGGCTCCAGCAGCA CCATGCTCCCGCTCGGGGCTCTCGGAGATCTGCCCCCCTTTTCCATCATCAGTGGCGACGCTATCCAGCTGGATCTAAAAGTAAGTGCCACCGCTTCCCCTGGCCCAAAAACCTTTGACTTG ctcctggccgGGGACATGGAGGGCGGCATGATGGCCTCCATGCAGAGACCGCCGGTCTCCGCCACCCTGCTGCTGGCCaccggccgcccgccgcggctcAGCCTCTCCCAGCGCGCCCTCAGCAACCTGCTGGAGCCGGTCCAGGGGCAGGGAGCCTTCAACATCAACATCACCAGCTCGATG GTCTCCGATAACGTCTCGATGTCGATGGCTGCCCTTCTCCCGCTCATCCCCCAG CTCGCCAAGATCCTCCCCGGCTCTCTGCCGCTGGAGCTGCGCGTGCGGGCGCTCAGCGAGCCGATGGTGACCGTGATGGGCGGAAGAGCCACCATCACCCTCAAAGCCTCCATCGACATCTTCAGTCCGTCCCTGCAGTCCTCCCAGAAGCGCCTCTTCTCCCTCGACACG GACATCGTTCTGAACGTCATGCTGTCGGTCTCCGATGGCAAACTGCGAACCTCCCTGGCTCTCAACAG CATCACTGTGACACGGGCACCCCCGAGACTCGACCCTCTCAGT CTCTCCCCGCTTGCAGAGTGGCTCAGGCAAGTCCTTGGGGATGCATACGTACCTGCCATTAACG ATGCCTTGCGCATGTCGGTCCCTCTGCCCAACGTTCTCAACATCAGCCTCAGGAACGCCGGGGTTGACATCACCGAT